One window from the genome of Myxococcales bacterium encodes:
- a CDS encoding AMP-binding protein, with the protein MARAFAPLTAVSNETAAPAQPAALRIGEASLSRPALAAAIAAYGRWLVEVGSKPGDVIAVATEPTLDACVALIGTLLHNRVALPLDPALGAVERAHIVNDAKPTLLVSGATSSWAASADDADAMLPSLPDADRPALLLYTSGTTGAPKGVMLTQRNLATNLRDLAAAWRLSPQDQLVHALPLFHVHGLVLGLYGGVFFTRGLHWLPKFRPELLLAALAESAPGHAVLYAVPTMYTRLLDYIEAAATPHETIKPLAQARLLVSGSAPLPMREHERMQRLTGRGIVERYGMTETLITCAVTAEAPDPGWVGPPLPSVALRLVDEHGAEVARDGETFGEIQVRGPSIFSGYMGLPEATTAALQDGWFVTGDVACQRADGSIKIVGRTSTDIIKCGGYKVGAGEVEAALLTHPAVAEAAVFALPDRDLGELVAAAIVPRDLSADEAELAAELTTHVASVLSAHKRPRRIVVLPALPRNAMGKVQKKHLAALCG; encoded by the coding sequence ATGGCCCGTGCCTTTGCGCCATTGACCGCTGTGAGTAACGAGACCGCGGCGCCGGCGCAACCCGCGGCCTTGCGCATTGGCGAGGCGAGTCTCTCGCGGCCTGCGCTCGCGGCTGCCATCGCCGCCTATGGCCGATGGCTGGTCGAGGTTGGAAGCAAGCCCGGCGATGTCATCGCGGTCGCCACCGAGCCGACGCTCGACGCCTGTGTCGCGCTAATCGGCACCTTGCTGCACAATCGCGTCGCCTTGCCACTCGATCCAGCGCTCGGTGCGGTCGAACGCGCTCACATCGTGAACGATGCCAAGCCGACGCTGCTCGTCAGCGGCGCGACAAGCTCGTGGGCAGCCAGCGCCGACGATGCAGACGCGATGCTGCCCAGTCTGCCCGACGCCGATCGCCCCGCGCTCTTGCTTTACACGTCCGGCACGACCGGGGCGCCCAAGGGCGTCATGCTCACCCAACGCAACCTCGCGACGAATCTGCGCGATCTAGCCGCGGCGTGGCGCCTCTCACCACAAGATCAACTCGTCCATGCCCTGCCGCTCTTTCACGTCCATGGCCTCGTGCTTGGGTTGTACGGCGGCGTATTTTTCACGCGGGGCCTGCATTGGCTCCCCAAGTTTAGGCCCGAACTTCTGCTCGCGGCACTCGCCGAGTCGGCGCCTGGCCATGCCGTGCTTTACGCCGTGCCAACCATGTACACGCGGCTGCTTGATTATATCGAGGCGGCGGCGACTCCCCATGAAACCATCAAGCCGCTCGCGCAGGCACGCCTCTTGGTGAGCGGCTCGGCGCCCTTACCGATGCGCGAACATGAACGCATGCAGCGCCTGACCGGCCGCGGCATCGTCGAACGCTATGGCATGACTGAAACTCTAATCACCTGCGCGGTCACCGCCGAGGCCCCCGATCCAGGGTGGGTGGGACCACCGCTGCCATCGGTGGCGCTGCGCCTGGTCGACGAGCATGGTGCCGAGGTAGCGCGCGATGGCGAGACCTTCGGCGAAATTCAAGTTCGCGGCCCCAGCATTTTTTCGGGGTATATGGGCCTGCCCGAGGCGACGACGGCAGCGTTGCAAGATGGCTGGTTTGTCACCGGCGATGTGGCGTGCCAGCGCGCAGACGGATCGATTAAAATCGTCGGCCGTACTTCGACCGACATCATTAAGTGCGGCGGTTACAAGGTTGGCGCCGGCGAGGTCGAGGCCGCGCTGCTTACCCACCCCGCCGTCGCCGAGGCCGCCGTGTTCGCGCTCCCCGATCGCGATCTCGGCGAGTTGGTTGCAGCGGCGATCGTACCGCGCGACCTCAGCGCAGACGAGGCCGAGCTCGCAGCCGAGCTCACGACCCACGTCGCCAGCGTCTTATCGGCACACAAGCGCCCGCGCCGAATTGTCGTGCTGCCTGCGCTGCCGCGCAATGCGATGGGCAAGGTGCAGAAAAAACACCTCGCGGCGTTATGCGGGTGA
- a CDS encoding transglycosylase domain-containing protein has protein sequence MLANAESMSSRTRKALRVATWGASLLLLPLALATHAALLIALAWPAPTALLATRGEALVILDRHGAELASLATTPGGSSRSAWLPLSDVPTIAMAVVLHSEDEHFWQHGGIDGRGIARALWLNARAGRIAYGGSTLTMQVARMLISAGQRRSAGNKAAEALLALRLERALSKREILEQWFNRAYFGNGAYGLAAAAQLYFGKDAEMLSSAEAALLAVLPRAPGRYDPLMQLQAATARRDAVIARLQRSGLLGVDEAAAATASIAVSRHEHPATRAPHFVAWVIEQLPPHVRAGGGEVTTTLDLALQERLERALAMRLEAVAEFGVRQAGLVVLDSSTGQVLAMVGSANWQGEDGQLNIATRRRNPGSALKPFVYAAALERGDTPFSIAYDLRDVSANYVVPSAGVEHGPVTYREALAGSYNFAAVDVLERTGIGTVMTLLKKAGVADLAGDPRDYGLRLALGSAKVRLVDLVAGFGFLVRGGVVRHVAATISVQARGAQAWRPPQASETRVVSDATAWLVMDILADRDARGRVFGRDNPFDLPFDVAAKTGTMRGFADTVAVAATEQVLVGAWAGNFDGQPSHGALAMDVAAPLVREALLSLHAARPLTLPPRPANIIGVQVCATSGMKPGPHCPRQRAWAQQGGEPTHSCDWHDAATGQLRYPPRAARWARAQWARAQSAPAPSAEPSQPDAGSDAAPPPTP, from the coding sequence GTGCTGGCGAACGCCGAGTCGATGTCGTCTCGCACGCGCAAGGCGTTGCGTGTGGCGACATGGGGGGCCTCGCTGCTCTTGTTGCCGCTGGCCTTGGCCACGCACGCCGCGCTGCTCATCGCGCTAGCGTGGCCGGCGCCCACCGCGTTGCTGGCTACGCGCGGGGAAGCGCTGGTAATTTTAGATCGCCACGGCGCCGAGCTGGCGAGCCTGGCCACTACCCCGGGTGGCAGCAGCCGCAGCGCGTGGTTGCCCCTCTCGGACGTGCCGACCATCGCCATGGCCGTGGTCCTTCACAGCGAAGATGAACATTTTTGGCAACACGGCGGCATCGACGGTCGCGGCATCGCGCGCGCGCTTTGGCTCAATGCTCGTGCCGGGCGCATCGCGTACGGTGGCTCGACCTTGACGATGCAGGTCGCGCGCATGCTGATCTCGGCCGGGCAGCGCCGCAGCGCCGGCAATAAGGCCGCCGAAGCCTTGCTCGCGCTGCGCCTCGAACGCGCGCTAAGCAAGCGCGAGATCCTCGAGCAATGGTTTAATCGCGCGTATTTTGGCAATGGCGCGTATGGCCTCGCGGCCGCCGCTCAGCTGTATTTTGGCAAGGATGCGGAGATGCTCAGTTCGGCCGAGGCCGCGCTGCTCGCCGTGTTGCCGCGCGCGCCAGGACGCTACGATCCGCTGATGCAACTGCAAGCGGCCACCGCGCGCCGCGACGCCGTCATCGCGCGCCTACAGCGCAGCGGCCTGCTTGGCGTCGACGAAGCCGCGGCCGCCACCGCGAGCATCGCCGTATCGCGCCACGAACACCCCGCGACGCGCGCGCCACATTTTGTCGCGTGGGTGATCGAGCAGCTGCCACCCCACGTTCGCGCAGGCGGCGGCGAGGTGACCACCACGCTCGACCTTGCCCTGCAAGAACGGCTCGAGCGCGCGCTCGCCATGCGCCTTGAGGCCGTCGCCGAGTTCGGGGTGCGCCAAGCCGGCTTGGTCGTCCTGGATTCCAGCACCGGCCAAGTCTTGGCGATGGTCGGCTCGGCCAATTGGCAGGGCGAGGATGGCCAGCTCAATATCGCGACGCGCCGGCGCAACCCTGGCTCGGCGCTCAAGCCCTTTGTCTATGCCGCGGCGCTCGAGCGCGGCGATACGCCGTTCTCCATTGCCTACGATCTTCGCGACGTCTCGGCCAACTACGTCGTGCCGTCGGCCGGCGTCGAGCATGGTCCGGTGACCTATCGCGAGGCGCTGGCTGGCTCGTACAACTTCGCCGCGGTCGATGTGCTCGAGCGCACCGGTATTGGCACCGTGATGACCCTACTTAAAAAAGCCGGCGTCGCCGACCTTGCGGGCGACCCGCGCGACTATGGGCTGCGACTCGCGCTCGGCTCCGCCAAGGTGCGACTGGTCGATTTAGTCGCCGGCTTTGGTTTTTTGGTGCGCGGCGGGGTCGTGCGGCATGTGGCCGCCACTATCTCAGTTCAAGCCCGCGGCGCCCAGGCGTGGCGTCCACCGCAGGCCAGCGAAACGCGCGTCGTCAGTGACGCAACGGCATGGCTCGTAATGGATATCTTGGCCGACCGCGACGCGCGCGGCCGCGTGTTTGGCCGCGACAATCCCTTTGATCTGCCCTTCGACGTCGCCGCTAAGACCGGCACCATGCGCGGCTTTGCCGATACCGTGGCCGTCGCCGCCACCGAGCAGGTGCTCGTCGGTGCGTGGGCAGGCAACTTCGATGGCCAGCCATCACATGGCGCGCTCGCGATGGACGTTGCGGCGCCGCTGGTGCGCGAGGCCTTGTTGTCGCTACATGCCGCGCGGCCGCTGACGCTGCCGCCGCGACCTGCGAACATTATCGGCGTGCAGGTGTGCGCAACCTCTGGCATGAAGCCCGGGCCGCATTGCCCGCGCCAGCGCGCGTGGGCGCAGCAAGGCGGTGAGCCTACGCACTCATGCGATTGGCATGATGCGGCAACGGGCCAGCTGCGCTACCCGCCGCGCGCCGCGCGATGGGCACGCGCGCAATGGGCACGCGCGCAATCGGCACCCGCGCCATCGGCTGAGCCGTCGCAACCGGACGCGGGGTCGGATGCGGCGCCGCCGCCAACGCCGTAA
- a CDS encoding Ig-like domain-containing protein produces MAQLSCRGTLEGKQQVAFAPSQTQSQGPIEVRFYEPVVTAEQVGTPIAAGDISIEPSLEFTAQWRDRQTLVIETGGKLVGSTAYRVKTLGALAALTKGYEFSFIHQPLVVYGITSRRKDSLPTRGEFALAFNQDVNAADVAGHCHLLTENQTKLPVVVADGQTKSDVVVLRAKDALAKNTSYRMACRGLAGAAGPAPMVGEYLEIIKTRPDFAIAETSPTGGSEVDPDETTVEITFSTPVSLEAVRKAITTTPALEGANAGWLSDDYTYRFSGEFDTNTKYRVALTGLKDVDGEALPRDFQLEFATGDAKPNVTMDTGIFVLEGSAKGYPIWSRNVTNYDIACAPIAAPKLASILTADIDWQPYPTGPRNVALAWTKLGLVPAQHQHTVTGSPNRWQRNDLNLGQICSGGKAGAKGVYLAELHAPQVPRDEDRPWRSPQRQRVLINVTDMGVLLKVGGGSSIAWVTDLATGAPQAGVAISLFDKKGKSFAQAVTDDQGLARLPGSSAMAAAGASEENWYAPTIFAVAQKGDDTAVVSTQWNDGMEAWNFDISSDRLATATRIRGFIQSDRGIYRPGDTVHFKGIARQIAKDAPPRVPAAKNVAVEISDSRGTVISKQTLKLSKYGGFGFDLPLIADAALGDYAVRAKLENQTFVEYFSVEEYRPVTFELGITGKEGGHRLGMPLEASLKANYLFGAPVDDAEVAWSVRRRNKWVSFPGFDGFSFEKGERWYEEYSDEYGDFIEEGSGRTDAAGNFALLVKDGKTEFDGPQDYVVEMRVTDASTQTVAKSSVIAAYYGDYVLGVRNENWVAPAGKPFTVELVALDEKGTPVTTTARLSLVRSSWECRRIGMVQMRSDCEEKQTVAMVKDLKVTGITKAELVGKLPGSYSILIESKDSRGRSIAASSGIWLTGAGEGGWAYSDESKMKLIANKRDYKIGDTATIVAQSDFKRPTALLTIERDGIIEASVQRLDSASQAMMVPIKDQYAPNVFASIAFVKGRTGAADEERPRLQMGMATLPVDASSKELTVDIKLDRAEVKPGELVTGTITVSSRGKPVQAELSLAAADEGVLQLINYQTPNPMKRFYAPFGLGVDSSTNLGRIARLRDKKKDADGDEGGDAGSNPGRVRSKFVASAYWKAAVVTDAKGVATFSFNAPDNLTAYRVMAVAADIGERFGASDKRFTVKKPLMAMPALARVYQPGDQTSIGVVVHNYTGTAGTAKVVASVTGLTLAASTKEVKLPASGSVAVYFPATVSDVKTSTVGFAVSMGAEQDAVQLEIPVRRPRTVDIKTAASGKIAGGAFELPLRLGAGTIASESEVRLTIDRTGMADLEPALRYLVEYPYGCLEQTLSRFIPLTKAKDLAEQMGIESLPKAKVDEFLAAGLAKVVRHQQYNGHFSLWPDSEPYPHLTAYAIFGLREAQKAGLKVDTAALDRAYDAMRQYLGSREATKDRGDLATAAMGAYLLAERGKLDAKIIDALWDKRATMPAYGLAFLWRALAMSKASPARLIEARLLVLQKLAVGTTSASAIADTWTNSPFYMTSDTRATAMILAAVNEIDPTSDLVPKLVHGLREARRGSPYWNNTQENLWSLIAIADVARRTADATATVTIKLGGRVLATQVIAGNKIFAMSVPGKDAKGTLRLESSEPLHYGVRLVEVKRDPGDAVAQGFTITREYLSVKGVSLPRAASGSGVQVLAGQPVRVRLTIKLERYTNWIAVVDPLPGGLEAVNPRLATSEGGGDGEGGWQWSHSEMRDDRVMWFADRLSPGTHTLEYLTRATTDGTFTNAPATVEAMYQPELRGRTAASTLVVTR; encoded by the coding sequence GTGGCGCAACTGAGCTGCCGAGGCACGCTCGAAGGCAAACAGCAGGTGGCCTTTGCCCCATCGCAAACCCAATCGCAAGGCCCGATCGAGGTTCGTTTTTATGAGCCGGTCGTCACCGCGGAGCAGGTCGGCACGCCGATCGCCGCTGGCGACATCAGCATTGAGCCATCGCTGGAATTTACCGCGCAGTGGCGCGACCGCCAAACCCTGGTTATCGAGACCGGTGGCAAATTGGTCGGTTCCACCGCCTATCGCGTAAAAACCCTCGGCGCGCTGGCGGCGCTGACGAAGGGCTACGAATTTTCCTTCATTCACCAGCCGCTCGTCGTCTACGGCATCACCAGCCGCCGCAAAGATAGCCTACCAACCCGCGGCGAGTTTGCCCTGGCATTTAACCAAGACGTCAACGCCGCGGATGTCGCGGGACACTGCCACTTGCTGACCGAAAACCAGACCAAGCTGCCGGTCGTCGTCGCCGATGGCCAGACCAAGAGCGATGTCGTCGTTTTGCGCGCTAAAGACGCCCTAGCTAAGAACACGAGCTACCGCATGGCCTGTCGCGGGCTTGCCGGGGCTGCGGGCCCTGCGCCCATGGTCGGCGAGTACCTCGAAATCATCAAGACGCGGCCCGATTTTGCCATTGCCGAAACGTCCCCCACGGGCGGCAGCGAGGTCGACCCCGACGAAACCACGGTTGAAATCACCTTCTCGACGCCGGTCAGCCTCGAGGCCGTGCGCAAAGCGATCACGACCACGCCGGCGCTCGAAGGCGCCAATGCCGGTTGGCTGAGCGATGACTATACCTATCGCTTCAGCGGTGAGTTTGACACCAACACTAAATATCGCGTCGCGCTGACGGGGCTCAAAGATGTCGATGGCGAGGCGCTGCCGCGCGACTTTCAGCTCGAGTTTGCCACCGGCGACGCCAAGCCCAACGTCACCATGGACACCGGCATCTTCGTGCTCGAGGGCTCGGCCAAGGGTTATCCGATTTGGTCGCGCAACGTCACCAACTACGACATCGCCTGCGCGCCGATCGCGGCGCCGAAGTTGGCGAGCATTCTGACCGCCGACATCGACTGGCAACCCTACCCAACTGGCCCCCGCAACGTCGCGCTAGCTTGGACCAAGCTTGGCTTAGTTCCCGCGCAGCATCAGCATACAGTCACGGGCTCACCCAATCGCTGGCAGCGCAATGACCTTAATCTGGGGCAGATCTGTAGTGGCGGCAAGGCTGGCGCCAAGGGTGTGTACCTCGCCGAGCTCCATGCGCCGCAGGTGCCTCGCGATGAAGATCGCCCGTGGCGATCGCCACAACGCCAGCGCGTGCTGATCAACGTCACCGACATGGGCGTCTTGCTCAAGGTCGGCGGCGGCTCAAGCATCGCGTGGGTGACGGACTTGGCCACGGGTGCGCCACAAGCCGGGGTCGCGATTTCGCTGTTTGACAAAAAAGGCAAGTCGTTCGCACAGGCGGTGACTGACGACCAAGGCCTCGCGCGACTGCCCGGATCGTCGGCGATGGCGGCTGCCGGCGCCTCCGAAGAAAACTGGTACGCCCCCACCATCTTCGCCGTCGCGCAAAAAGGCGATGACACCGCGGTGGTGAGCACGCAGTGGAACGACGGCATGGAGGCGTGGAACTTTGACATTTCCAGCGATCGGCTGGCCACCGCAACCCGCATCCGCGGCTTCATCCAGAGCGATCGCGGCATCTACCGCCCCGGCGATACGGTGCATTTCAAGGGCATCGCGCGCCAGATCGCCAAAGACGCGCCACCGCGCGTGCCGGCCGCCAAGAATGTCGCGGTGGAAATCTCCGACAGCCGCGGCACGGTGATTTCCAAGCAGACGTTAAAGCTTAGCAAGTACGGCGGCTTTGGCTTTGACCTGCCGCTGATTGCCGACGCCGCCCTCGGCGACTATGCCGTGCGCGCCAAGCTCGAAAATCAAACCTTTGTCGAATACTTCTCGGTCGAAGAATATCGCCCCGTCACCTTTGAGCTTGGCATTACCGGCAAGGAAGGCGGCCATCGCCTCGGCATGCCGCTCGAGGCGTCGCTGAAGGCAAACTACCTCTTTGGCGCGCCGGTCGACGACGCCGAAGTCGCGTGGAGCGTGCGCCGTCGCAATAAGTGGGTGAGCTTCCCTGGTTTTGACGGCTTCTCGTTTGAAAAAGGCGAGCGCTGGTACGAAGAATATAGCGATGAGTATGGCGACTTCATCGAAGAAGGCAGCGGCCGTACCGATGCCGCCGGTAACTTTGCGCTCCTCGTGAAAGATGGCAAAACGGAGTTTGACGGCCCGCAAGATTACGTGGTCGAGATGCGCGTCACCGACGCCAGCACGCAAACCGTCGCCAAGAGTTCGGTCATCGCCGCCTACTATGGCGACTACGTGCTCGGCGTTCGCAACGAAAACTGGGTCGCACCCGCCGGCAAGCCCTTCACGGTCGAGCTCGTAGCGCTCGACGAAAAGGGCACACCCGTCACCACGACCGCGCGCCTGTCGCTGGTGCGCTCGTCATGGGAATGCCGCCGCATTGGCATGGTGCAGATGCGCAGCGACTGCGAAGAGAAACAAACCGTCGCGATGGTCAAAGACCTCAAGGTCACCGGCATCACCAAGGCCGAGCTCGTCGGCAAGTTGCCGGGCTCGTACTCCATCCTCATCGAATCAAAAGATAGCCGCGGCCGCAGCATCGCGGCGAGCAGTGGCATTTGGCTAACCGGCGCCGGCGAAGGTGGCTGGGCCTACAGCGACGAATCCAAGATGAAGCTCATCGCCAATAAGCGCGACTATAAGATCGGCGATACCGCGACCATCGTTGCGCAGAGCGACTTTAAGCGCCCCACCGCGCTGCTCACCATTGAGCGCGACGGCATTATCGAGGCCTCGGTGCAACGGCTCGATAGCGCCAGCCAAGCCATGATGGTGCCGATCAAAGACCAATACGCGCCCAACGTGTTTGCCAGCATCGCCTTTGTTAAGGGCCGCACCGGCGCCGCCGACGAGGAGCGTCCGCGCCTGCAAATGGGCATGGCCACCCTGCCCGTCGACGCGTCGAGCAAGGAGCTAACCGTCGATATCAAGCTCGATCGCGCCGAGGTAAAACCAGGTGAACTCGTCACCGGTACCATCACCGTGTCGTCGCGCGGCAAACCCGTTCAAGCCGAGCTTTCGTTAGCAGCGGCCGACGAAGGCGTGCTGCAACTCATCAATTATCAGACGCCGAACCCCATGAAACGCTTCTATGCGCCATTTGGCCTTGGCGTCGACAGCAGCACCAACCTCGGCCGCATCGCGCGCCTGCGCGACAAGAAAAAAGACGCGGACGGCGACGAGGGCGGCGACGCCGGCAGCAACCCCGGGCGCGTCCGCTCCAAGTTTGTCGCCTCGGCGTACTGGAAGGCAGCCGTGGTCACCGACGCCAAGGGGGTGGCCACGTTCTCGTTTAACGCGCCCGACAATCTCACCGCCTATCGCGTGATGGCGGTCGCTGCAGACATTGGCGAGCGCTTTGGCGCCAGCGACAAGCGCTTTACCGTGAAGAAGCCGCTGATGGCGATGCCGGCGCTCGCCCGCGTTTACCAACCAGGCGATCAAACCTCGATCGGCGTCGTGGTGCACAACTACACCGGCACCGCGGGCACCGCCAAGGTGGTCGCGTCGGTGACGGGCCTGACGCTTGCCGCTTCCACCAAGGAAGTAAAGCTCCCGGCTAGCGGCTCGGTGGCGGTGTATTTCCCCGCCACGGTCAGCGACGTCAAAACCAGCACCGTCGGGTTTGCCGTCTCCATGGGCGCTGAACAAGATGCGGTCCAGCTCGAAATTCCGGTACGACGCCCGCGCACAGTTGATATCAAGACCGCGGCGAGCGGCAAGATCGCCGGCGGCGCGTTTGAATTGCCGCTGCGACTCGGCGCCGGCACGATTGCCAGCGAGAGCGAAGTGCGCCTAACGATCGATCGTACCGGCATGGCCGATTTGGAGCCGGCGTTGCGCTACCTGGTCGAGTACCCTTATGGCTGCCTCGAGCAAACGCTGTCGCGCTTTATCCCACTGACCAAGGCCAAAGATTTGGCCGAGCAGATGGGCATCGAAAGCCTGCCTAAGGCCAAGGTCGACGAGTTTCTCGCCGCCGGCCTCGCCAAGGTGGTGCGCCACCAACAATACAATGGCCACTTCTCGCTGTGGCCAGACTCTGAGCCCTACCCTCACCTAACGGCCTACGCCATTTTTGGCCTGCGCGAAGCGCAGAAGGCAGGGCTGAAAGTCGATACGGCGGCGCTGGATCGCGCATACGACGCCATGCGGCAATACCTCGGCTCGCGCGAGGCGACCAAAGATCGCGGCGACTTGGCGACGGCGGCGATGGGCGCGTATTTGCTCGCCGAGCGCGGCAAGCTCGATGCGAAAATCATCGACGCGCTATGGGACAAGCGCGCCACCATGCCAGCTTACGGCCTGGCTTTTCTGTGGCGGGCGCTCGCAATGTCCAAGGCCAGTCCGGCGCGCTTGATTGAAGCGCGCCTGCTCGTGCTGCAAAAACTCGCGGTCGGCACCACCAGCGCCTCGGCGATTGCCGATACCTGGACCAATTCGCCGTTCTACATGACATCCGACACGCGCGCGACCGCGATGATTCTCGCCGCGGTCAATGAGATCGACCCAACCAGCGACCTCGTGCCCAAGCTGGTCCACGGCCTGCGCGAGGCGCGCCGCGGCTCTCCGTATTGGAACAATACGCAAGAAAACCTATGGTCGCTGATCGCCATCGCGGACGTCGCGCGTCGCACCGCGGATGCCACCGCAACGGTGACGATCAAGCTCGGCGGGCGCGTGCTCGCGACGCAGGTGATTGCCGGCAACAAAATCTTTGCGATGAGCGTGCCCGGCAAGGACGCCAAGGGCACCCTGCGCCTCGAAAGCAGCGAACCCTTGCACTATGGCGTGCGCCTGGTCGAGGTCAAGCGCGACCCTGGCGACGCGGTGGCGCAAGGGTTTACGATCACGCGCGAATACCTCTCGGTCAAGGGCGTGTCCTTACCGCGCGCGGCCAGCGGCAGCGGCGTCCAAGTGCTCGCCGGCCAGCCGGTGCGCGTCCGCCTAACGATCAAGCTCGAGCGCTATACCAATTGGATCGCCGTGGTCGACCCGCTGCCAGGTGGCCTCGAAGCGGTGAATCCACGCCTGGCCACCAGTGAAGGTGGCGGCGATGGCGAGGGCGGCTGGCAATGGTCGCATAGCGAGATGCGAGACGATCGCGTCATGTGGTTTGCCGACCGGCTATCGCCAGGCACGCATACGCTGGAATACCTAACCCGCGCCACCACTGATGGCACCTTCACCAACGCGCCGGCCACCGTCGAGGCGATGTATCAGCCCGAGCTGCGCGGCCGCACCGCGGCGAGCACACTCGTCGTGACGCGCTAG